The Haloplanus natans DSM 17983 DNA segment GAACAGGAGGCGAAGCCGATCCGTCTCGTCGGCGCGGAAGTAGTTACCCCCGGACTCCTCGGCGATCCGACGGAGGACGCCCTCGTTGACCTGCCGTCCGGCGCCGACGGCGACGACGCGGACGCCCTGCCGGCCGAGGGCGTCGGCGACCACCGCCGACGGGCTCTCAGTGTCGCCGCCGTCGCTGACGAGGATGATCGTCCCGCGCTGGCCGGCGAGCCTCTCAGCCGCGCCCCGCAGGCCGTTGGCGATGCTCGTCGCGCCGCCGGCCTGCAGGCGCCGGATGCTGTCCGCCACCGTCTCGCGGTTCCGGCTCAGCGGCGCCGGTTCGACGACGCTGTAGGCCTGGTAGTTGAAGCCGACGACGCCGACGGTGTTGTCGTCGTCGAGTTGCGAGAGGGCGTCGAGCGCGATGGCCTTCTGAATCCGCATCCCCGACCCCGCGCTCCCGGAGACGTCGATCAGCATGACGATCCGGGCGCTGCCGGGCGCCGACTCCCCGAACGTCACCGGAAGCGCCGCGGCGATAGAGGAGTTGGCGTACCCACCGTTCTCGAAGCTGTTCTGCCCGCCGACCATCAGGAGGCCGCCGCCGTCGATGACGAACCGCTGGAGTTCGTCGACGTTTCCGAGGTCACCCGCGGCGACGTTCTGCACCACGACCGCGTAGTACGGCGACAGGTCGTCGGGAACCGACGACGCCGTCTCCACGTCGTACAGCCGTTCCAGGTACGACTGCAGGGCGTAGTTGCCGCGGGTGACGTAGAGGATTCGCGGCTGATCGACGACGCGGACGGTCTTCAGCGCCCGGTCGTTGATCGGGTAGGCGTCGCTGCCGTCGATTTCGGCCGTGACCTCGTGACCCCCCGTCTCCTCGAACGTGTAGCTCACGGGGACGCTTCCGGTCCCGTTGTCGAGCCGTTCGGTCGTCACCGTCTCGCCGTCGACGGAGACGGTCACCTCGGTCGGGGTGTCGACCTGTACCCCCTGTACTTCCACCAGGAACCGGCTCTCGACGCCGACGCTGGCCTTGCTCGGCCCGGCGAGGGTCACGTACCGTTCGGTGCGGCTCGGCTCGGTCCTGACGGTGCTGATGGTGGCGTTGAGCGAGCGGGCGAACTCCGCCGTCTCGGTCAGGCTCTGCCCGCCCGTCACCTGTCCGTCGGAGACGACGACGACCGAGCCGTTCTCGCGGAGGTTGGCGGCGATGCCGTCGCCGATCCGGGAGTCCGTCCCCTGGGCGATGGTCGAGGTGGTGACCGGGACGCCCTGGTCCTCGATGGCCGTCGACAGGCTCTCGGCCACGTCGGGCGAGACGGTCGTGCTGTCCGAGCGGTCGACGAGGAGGGAGACGGTCGGGTCGCCCTGGGTCTCCATCGTGACGACGCTGAAGGGGCCGGCGGCGGCGACGACGATCAGCGTCGTGACGACGACCCGCGACGCGAGCAGGAGGCGACGGCTCCGCTTCGAGGCCGTCCCCGTCGCCCGGTAGCGGACCAGGAGGACGAACAGGACGGCCACGACGGGCAGCGCCACGACCAGTTCCGGGCGTTCGAGCCCGATCACGGTGCCGTCCGAGAGCGTCGTCCGGATGGCGAGTGGCAACATCAGAGATCACCCCGCCGGCGAAGGTAGGCGATTTCGCCCACGGCGACCAGCAGGGCCGCGAGGGCGACGAAGGGCGTCAGCGGCCGGGGCACCCGTCGCTCCTCTTGCCGCGTGGTGACGCCGGTCCCCTCGCTCCGACTCTCGAGCGGTTCGGCGGCCACGTCGGATTCGGCCTCGCTGTAGAGCGAGACGCCGATCCGGCGGGTCTCCGTGGCGTAAAAGCCCGTTCGGTCGAGCGGGACGACGCGGGCTGAGACGGTGCCGTCGGGCGTCCCCACCCGCGTCTCGTTCGCGAACTGGAGGCGGCCGCCGGTCTCGCGGTTCAGCGTCGGAAGCGGATCGCGTCCCGCGAGGTAGAACGTCGCTCGCTTCCAGAAGACGGGATACTGGTAGTTGAACCGGAACGGATCGTCGTTCACGACGTAGCCGTAGTAGAGGACACGGCCCGGGCCGCGTTGCTGGGTCGCCACGACCGGCGTCCCGTTGCGGGTCTGGACGAGGGCCGTGCCGGCGTCGAGCGAGCCCCGAAGGTACCGCTCCGGCGGCGGGAAGTCGATGCCGCGGGTGAGGTCGTCCGTCGCCACCGGGCCGAGCGAGGGGTTGGTGCCGACGCCGGACGGCGAGAGCAAGAGGAGGTCGCCGAGGAGAGCCGGCGGCGACGACTGCGCGAGGACGCCGACGCCGCCACCCGCTTCGAGCAGGTCACGGCCGGCTTCGACGTTGCCCCGGAGGAGGCGCTCTGGGTCGAGGTTGCTGTAGAGGATCACGTCGTAGTCGCCCTCGACGGTCGTCGGCGGCTGATCGACGGTGAGACGCACCTCGTCGACGACGGAGAGGGCGGTCGTGAGATATCGGTTCCGATCGTTGGTCAGGAGGAGCACGTCGACCGTCGGATCGGCGGGGGCGGCCAGATACGCCGCGTCGTCGGTGGGGAAGTCGTCGCCGGGGTTCAGTTCCGCCCGTCCGCCGCCCGCCGGGACGGTAAAGGACACGCGTTCGAGGGCGCCGGGACCGAGCGAGACGGACCGGCGCTGGTTTCCGAGCGTCACCGACCGGGTGACCCCCTCGGTCCCGAAGTTCTTCACCGACAGCGTGACGTTGCGCCCGGAGAACGCGCGGTCGACGATGCCGACGTTCGCCGTCCCGCCGCCCGCGAACTGCCGGAGGTCGACCTGTAGGTCGCGGGCGCGAGCGGAGCGGACGGCGTCGGTCCAGCCCGCGTCGTCCGCGAAGTCGCTGAGGACGACGATCCGGGCGTTCTCGCCGGCGATGGAGGCCGCCTGTGAGATGGCGGCGCCGAGGTCGGTCGGCGCGTCGACGACGGCGAGGCCGTCGAGCGTGGCGTCGACTTCGTCGCCGCCGCCGGAGCGGAGGGCGATCCGGCTCTCAGCGCCGGCGAAGACGACGGCGTTGGTTCCGGTCGTCACCTCACGGGCGGCGGCGACGGCGGCCGAAAAGCGCGTACCACCGTCGGTTTCGACGCCCATGCTCGCGCTACCGTCGAGGACGATGACCGTCTCCTCGACGGTCTGACTCTCGGAGACGGAGACGTAGGGGCCGGCGAGTGCGACGGCGAGGCCGACGACGACGAGCAACTGCAAGAGGAGGAGGAGACTGCGACGAAGCCGTTCGAGCAGGGGGTTCGACGCGTCCCGCTCGTCGTCGTCGAGCAGGAACCGGAGGGTGGGGAGTTCGATTCGGCGGGGGTCGGGCTGGACGAGATAGAGGACGACGATGGGGACCACGGCCAGCAGGGCGACCAACCCCAGCGGCGTGAGAAAGGCGTCCGAGAGGGCCATATCGGCACGTCGGCGTCGCTACCTATCGGTCTTTCGCCGGCCGCCGGCGACGGGATTGGGGATCGGCGGCGCGTCGAGGGGCAAAATATCATCAACGTTTCACATTGATACTGACGCGTAGACAAACCCTTTTAGGCAGGCCCCCGACCCCGAGGTATGGACGCGAAACGCGAACTGGTCGACTTGCTGCTGGAGGACGCCCGCGAGGACACGGAGACGATGGCGCGTCAGCTCGGCCGGTCGCAGGCCGAAGTCGAGGAGATGCTCGACGAACTCGAAGCCGAGGGCTCCATAGTCGGCTACCAAGCCGTCGTCGACTGGAGCAAGGTCGACGAGGACCACGTCACCGCCGAGGTCGAACTGAACCTCGAACTCGACCGTGACACGAAGTACGCGCAGGTTGCCCGACGGATCACGAAGTTCGACGAGGTGACGGCCCTGCATCTCGTCTCCGGCGACTACGACTTCGACGTGACCGTCGAGGCCGAGTCGATGCGCGCCGTCTCCATGTTCGTCTCCGAACAGATCGCGCCGATTCCGGAGGTGACACAGACGGTGACGCACTTCGTGATGAACACGTACAAGAACCGAGGTATCGAGTTCACCGACCGCGACGACGACGACCGGCTGTCGGTTTCGCCATGAAGCTGTCGGATCGCGCGGAGTCGACACCGCCCTCCGGCATCCGTCGGTTCTTCGAACTCGCCGAGGAGATGGACGACGTCATCTCGCTGGGCGTCGGCGAACCGGATTTCAGCGCCCCGTGGAAGGCCCGCACCGCCGCTATCCACTCCCTGGAGCGCGGGCGGACCTCCTACACCACGAATCGCGGGATGTACGACCTCCGGACCGCCATCTCCGAACACGTCACGCGGTACGACCTCGACTACGGCCCCGAGGAGGAGGTGCTGGTGACGACGGGCGCGAGCGAGGCGGTCGACCTGGCGCTCCGGGCCATCGTCGACCCCGGCGACACCGTGGCGGTCCAGTCGCCGGCGTACATCTCCTACGGACCCGGCGTACGCTTCTCCGGCGGCGAGCCACTGCCCGTCTCTACGCGCGCGGAAAACGACTTCGTGCTCACCTACGACGACCTGGAGCGGGCCGGGGCCGCCGACGCCGAGGTGCTGATGCTCTGTTATCCGAACAACCCGACGGGCGCGACGGCCACGGAGAGCGATCTCGCGGAGATTGCGACGTTCGCCCGGGAACACGATCTGACGGTGCTGTCAGACGAAATATACGCGGCGCTCACCTACGACGGCGACCACACTTCGATATCGACGCTACCCGGTATGCGCGAGCGAACGGTCGTCTTCAACGGCTTCTCGAAGGCCTACGCCATGACGGGGCTTCGCCTCGGCTACGCCCTCGGCCCGCCCGAGGCAATCGACGCGATGAACCGCATCCACCAGTATACGATGCTCTCGGCGCCGACGACGGCGCAGTACGCCGCCCTCGAAGCCCTGCAGTCGTGTGACGACGACGTCGAGGAGATGCACACCCAGTACGACCGCCGGCGGCGCTTCGTCATCTCGCGCTTTCGGGACATGGGACTCGACTGCTTCGAGGCGACCGGCGCCTTCTATGCCTTCCCCGAGGCGCCGTACGACGACGAACAGTTCGCCGAGGACCTCCTCCACGACCAGGGAGTCGCGGTGGTGCCCGGCCGGGTCTTCGGCGAGGAAGGGTACGGCCACCTTCGGGTCTCCTACGCCACCGGGATGTCGGAGTTGAAGGAGGCGCTGAACCGGATCGAGGCGTTCCTCGACGAGCGATGACGACGCGGTGGGAATATTACCAGTGATTCCGCGATAAGAAGTATTATTTGTGACCGTTCCCTTCGTCGAGTTGATGGTTACGGGTGGTGGGATGGGACCCGACGACGACGGCGTCAGCTTCGCCCACGCCCTGGCGACGCTGAAAGAGCAGGGTAGCGCGCTCCTCGTCGTGGGGTCAGTCCCCGAAGAGATGTTCGCAGACGCGTCAGCGACGATGCTGGGCGATCCGTCCGCCGACCCCCCGCGGCGGCGTCTCGTCGTGACGCCGGAACCGAATCGATCGAGCGCGATCCGTCGGCTCCGCGAGACCGGACCGCTCTCCTCGGAGTACGCCCGGCTCGTCACGCGCGGCGAGGAGGCACGCAGCGCCGCGGCCACCGAACGGTTGCTCGATCAGGCCAGACCACGAACGCACGTGATCGACGGATCGATCCGCGATCTC contains these protein-coding regions:
- a CDS encoding DUF7504 family protein — protein: MVTGGGMGPDDDGVSFAHALATLKEQGSALLVVGSVPEEMFADASATMLGDPSADPPRRRLVVTPEPNRSSAIRRLRETGPLSSEYARLVTRGEEARSAAATERLLDQARPRTHVIDGSIRDLGTTIGEVIEEFDLFAGGLDAAEFRMAFDCLPTLLSAYGRETAFRFLHAVVAQARAVSGLVHFRLPRPFDSELVRLFRPLFDATVELRIDGESLDQRWHFRDRELTSDWLPIDRPSGRSE
- a CDS encoding vWA domain-containing protein — encoded protein: MLPLAIRTTLSDGTVIGLERPELVVALPVVAVLFVLLVRYRATGTASKRSRRLLLASRVVVTTLIVVAAAGPFSVVTMETQGDPTVSLLVDRSDSTTVSPDVAESLSTAIEDQGVPVTTSTIAQGTDSRIGDGIAANLRENGSVVVVSDGQVTGGQSLTETAEFARSLNATISTVRTEPSRTERYVTLAGPSKASVGVESRFLVEVQGVQVDTPTEVTVSVDGETVTTERLDNGTGSVPVSYTFEETGGHEVTAEIDGSDAYPINDRALKTVRVVDQPRILYVTRGNYALQSYLERLYDVETASSVPDDLSPYYAVVVQNVAAGDLGNVDELQRFVIDGGGLLMVGGQNSFENGGYANSSIAAALPVTFGESAPGSARIVMLIDVSGSAGSGMRIQKAIALDALSQLDDDNTVGVVGFNYQAYSVVEPAPLSRNRETVADSIRRLQAGGATSIANGLRGAAERLAGQRGTIILVSDGGDTESPSAVVADALGRQGVRVVAVGAGRQVNEGVLRRIAEESGGNYFRADETDRLRLLFGGGSRQFQGEGLTIVDSGNFITSGVTLESNPGRVNDVSIRPGANFLVAAPDGTPAVASWRYGLGRVATITAYGPDGGLDGLLQQPDSLLVTKSVNYAIGDPERKATGVTDVADTRVGEPTTVIYRGESPPSDTDLPFTAVDEGVYRAQVTPTSVGFKRVVGATYAANYPAEYAGFGTSSALANAVRATGGRQFDRGQAAEIAAFARQQATRVRDVRQTWDWAFLLAGLLLFVTEVVVRRLQVYNGRTRSESGLP
- a CDS encoding vWA domain-containing protein yields the protein MALSDAFLTPLGLVALLAVVPIVVLYLVQPDPRRIELPTLRFLLDDDERDASNPLLERLRRSLLLLLQLLVVVGLAVALAGPYVSVSESQTVEETVIVLDGSASMGVETDGGTRFSAAVAAAREVTTGTNAVVFAGAESRIALRSGGGDEVDATLDGLAVVDAPTDLGAAISQAASIAGENARIVVLSDFADDAGWTDAVRSARARDLQVDLRQFAGGGTANVGIVDRAFSGRNVTLSVKNFGTEGVTRSVTLGNQRRSVSLGPGALERVSFTVPAGGGRAELNPGDDFPTDDAAYLAAPADPTVDVLLLTNDRNRYLTTALSVVDEVRLTVDQPPTTVEGDYDVILYSNLDPERLLRGNVEAGRDLLEAGGGVGVLAQSSPPALLGDLLLLSPSGVGTNPSLGPVATDDLTRGIDFPPPERYLRGSLDAGTALVQTRNGTPVVATQQRGPGRVLYYGYVVNDDPFRFNYQYPVFWKRATFYLAGRDPLPTLNRETGGRLQFANETRVGTPDGTVSARVVPLDRTGFYATETRRIGVSLYSEAESDVAAEPLESRSEGTGVTTRQEERRVPRPLTPFVALAALLVAVGEIAYLRRRGDL
- a CDS encoding pyridoxal phosphate-dependent aminotransferase gives rise to the protein MKLSDRAESTPPSGIRRFFELAEEMDDVISLGVGEPDFSAPWKARTAAIHSLERGRTSYTTNRGMYDLRTAISEHVTRYDLDYGPEEEVLVTTGASEAVDLALRAIVDPGDTVAVQSPAYISYGPGVRFSGGEPLPVSTRAENDFVLTYDDLERAGAADAEVLMLCYPNNPTGATATESDLAEIATFAREHDLTVLSDEIYAALTYDGDHTSISTLPGMRERTVVFNGFSKAYAMTGLRLGYALGPPEAIDAMNRIHQYTMLSAPTTAQYAALEALQSCDDDVEEMHTQYDRRRRFVISRFRDMGLDCFEATGAFYAFPEAPYDDEQFAEDLLHDQGVAVVPGRVFGEEGYGHLRVSYATGMSELKEALNRIEAFLDER
- a CDS encoding Lrp/AsnC family transcriptional regulator, with product MDAKRELVDLLLEDAREDTETMARQLGRSQAEVEEMLDELEAEGSIVGYQAVVDWSKVDEDHVTAEVELNLELDRDTKYAQVARRITKFDEVTALHLVSGDYDFDVTVEAESMRAVSMFVSEQIAPIPEVTQTVTHFVMNTYKNRGIEFTDRDDDDRLSVSP